A single window of Actinoallomurus bryophytorum DNA harbors:
- a CDS encoding ABC transporter substrate-binding protein: protein MGVVLIAALLTGCGGSQSSGGDGLEKKTVTVAALPLVDTAGLHIAVQRKFFEAEGLRVQIKPVAQSIQALPALKTGQVDVIAGGNYVTFLQAQAQGTLNLRILAPGAAAAPRFMGVLTLPNSPIKQAKDLEGRTVAVNIRNNIQSLSLNAILRADHVDPAKVRYLAIPFPQMGAALQKGQVDAVHAAEPFATDMTRKLGAKMIVDGGSGPAVAGLPVSGYLSTQRFTDKYPKTAAAFQRAIQKAQQLATSDRKQVDQVLPAYAHLDAATASALNLPAFPPSIDQVRLQHLADLMLQDGLLKQRIDVRSLVFAAQPQ, encoded by the coding sequence ATGGGTGTTGTCCTCATTGCGGCTCTCCTGACGGGCTGCGGCGGTTCTCAGTCATCCGGCGGTGACGGTCTGGAGAAGAAGACCGTCACCGTCGCCGCACTTCCCCTTGTCGACACGGCCGGACTGCACATCGCCGTGCAGCGCAAGTTCTTCGAAGCCGAGGGGCTGCGCGTACAGATCAAACCGGTGGCGCAGAGCATTCAGGCACTCCCCGCCCTGAAGACCGGGCAGGTCGACGTCATCGCGGGCGGCAATTACGTGACCTTTCTGCAGGCGCAGGCCCAGGGCACGCTGAACCTGCGGATCCTCGCTCCCGGAGCCGCCGCCGCTCCGCGCTTCATGGGTGTGCTCACCCTGCCGAACTCCCCCATCAAGCAGGCCAAGGACCTGGAGGGCAGGACGGTCGCGGTGAACATCCGCAACAACATCCAGTCGCTGTCCCTCAACGCGATCCTGAGGGCGGACCACGTCGATCCGGCGAAGGTGAGATACCTCGCGATCCCGTTCCCGCAGATGGGCGCGGCGCTGCAGAAGGGGCAGGTCGACGCGGTGCACGCCGCCGAGCCCTTCGCCACCGACATGACGCGCAAGCTGGGCGCCAAGATGATCGTCGACGGCGGTAGCGGCCCGGCCGTGGCCGGACTGCCGGTCAGCGGCTACCTCTCGACCCAGCGGTTCACCGACAAGTACCCCAAGACGGCGGCGGCCTTCCAGCGCGCGATCCAGAAGGCACAGCAACTGGCGACGAGCGACCGCAAGCAGGTCGACCAGGTGCTGCCCGCCTACGCGCACCTGGACGCCGCCACCGCATCGGCGCTGAACCTCCCGGCCTTCCCGCCGTCGATCGACCAGGTGCGGCTCCAGCACCTGGCCGACCTCATGCTCCAGGACGGGCTGCTGAAACAGAGGATCGACGTCAGGAGTCTGGTGTTCGCGGCTCAGCCACAGTGA
- a CDS encoding ABC transporter ATP-binding protein: MLEVLKLTHTYGDQIALDDVSFEVGDRELVSIVGKSGCGKSTLLRAIAGLVSPTAGEVRLSGRAVNGVPDDLAVVFQDYSRSLLPWMSVRDNVVFPLRRRGLDRAARRKAAAAALDEVGLADAGGKYPWQLSGGMQQRVAIARALAYRPTLLLMDEPFGSVDAQTREDLEDLLLQVRAASDMTIMLVTHDIDESVYVSDRILVMGRAPGRLIGDLAVGLPSQRDRIETRELPEFVHLRSEVGRLVRDAGATAA, encoded by the coding sequence GTGCTCGAAGTCCTGAAGCTAACCCACACGTACGGCGATCAGATCGCTCTCGACGACGTTTCGTTCGAGGTCGGAGACCGTGAGCTCGTCAGCATCGTCGGCAAATCGGGCTGCGGAAAATCGACGCTGCTCCGCGCGATCGCCGGGCTGGTGTCGCCGACCGCAGGAGAGGTCAGACTCTCGGGCCGGGCGGTGAACGGAGTCCCGGACGACCTGGCCGTCGTCTTCCAGGATTACTCCCGGTCGCTGCTGCCGTGGATGTCCGTACGCGACAACGTGGTCTTCCCGCTGCGGCGTCGCGGCCTGGACCGCGCGGCCCGGCGGAAGGCCGCCGCGGCGGCACTCGACGAGGTCGGCCTCGCCGACGCCGGCGGCAAGTACCCCTGGCAGCTCTCCGGAGGAATGCAGCAGCGGGTGGCCATCGCACGCGCGCTGGCCTACCGGCCCACGCTGCTCCTGATGGACGAGCCCTTCGGCTCGGTGGACGCGCAGACGCGTGAGGACCTGGAGGATCTGCTGCTGCAGGTCCGCGCCGCCAGTGACATGACGATCATGCTCGTCACGCACGACATCGACGAGAGCGTGTACGTCAGCGACCGGATCCTCGTGATGGGCCGCGCACCCGGGCGGCTGATCGGCGACCTGGCCGTCGGCCTGCCCTCCCAGCGCGACCGGATCGAGACCCGGGAGCTTCCGGAGTTCGTGCACCTCCGCTCCGAGGTGGGCCGCCTCGTACGCGACGCGGGCGCCACAGCCGCCTGA
- a CDS encoding ABC transporter substrate-binding protein, which produces MKIRRWTIATAIAMLATSALTACGGSDSPKKSGGPEKTNIKIGLLPIPDAAAVYLGVSKGYFKAEGLNVTPTILTNGSETISRVMSGGVDFAYSAYIPIVQAASAGVKVKVVTDGYQGRSNLYPIVTLPNSPVHNAAQLKGKKIGVINTKGFPSLLTFAALKNAGVTPNQVHLVEIQYPNMQAALQNHSIDAAFMTEPYYSQSEAKFGARMVVDTMSGPTANLPSGGYIASQKFAKQNPKTVAAFNAAMAKAKVAASDRNQVGQILPTYVKGLSPQTAQTITIDTYPGSLSKTRLQRVADLMTELGVLKQHYDVSGML; this is translated from the coding sequence ATGAAAATCCGTCGCTGGACTATTGCGACAGCCATAGCCATGCTTGCCACATCGGCGCTGACCGCATGCGGCGGCTCCGATTCGCCGAAGAAATCCGGGGGCCCGGAGAAGACGAATATCAAGATTGGCCTCCTTCCGATTCCCGACGCCGCAGCCGTTTATCTGGGTGTCAGCAAGGGATATTTCAAGGCTGAAGGCCTCAACGTCACTCCGACGATTCTCACCAACGGGTCCGAGACCATCTCCCGAGTGATGTCCGGCGGAGTCGACTTTGCCTACAGCGCGTACATCCCGATCGTCCAGGCGGCGAGCGCCGGCGTGAAGGTCAAGGTGGTGACCGACGGCTACCAGGGACGCAGCAACCTGTACCCGATCGTCACCCTGCCGAACTCCCCGGTCCACAACGCGGCACAGCTCAAGGGGAAGAAGATCGGTGTCATCAACACGAAGGGCTTCCCGTCGCTGCTGACCTTCGCGGCACTGAAGAACGCGGGCGTCACGCCGAACCAGGTCCACCTGGTCGAGATCCAGTACCCCAATATGCAGGCCGCCCTGCAGAACCACTCAATCGACGCCGCTTTCATGACCGAGCCCTATTACAGCCAGTCGGAGGCGAAATTCGGCGCACGCATGGTGGTCGACACCATGAGCGGTCCGACGGCCAACCTGCCGTCCGGCGGGTACATCGCATCGCAGAAGTTCGCGAAGCAGAATCCCAAGACCGTCGCCGCGTTCAACGCGGCCATGGCCAAGGCCAAGGTCGCCGCCTCCGACCGTAACCAGGTCGGGCAGATCCTGCCGACGTACGTCAAGGGCCTGAGCCCGCAGACCGCACAGACCATCACGATCGACACCTACCCGGGCTCGCTGAGCAAGACCCGGCTGCAGCGCGTCGCCGACCTGATGACCGAGCTCGGCGTCCTCAAGCAGCACTACGACGTCTCGGGAATGCTGTAA
- a CDS encoding thiamine pyrophosphate-binding protein, whose product MTGPGRSGGRAVLETLRAWGVRRVFTCPGSTEAAFLDATLDHPDFEVILTPHESIAVSAADGYARATGEPAVAYLHTHVGLANSLGHLNAARLAHSPVVVLTGLKPALLQAHGGFTCIQDTGRLAEPYVRSYWQSLRTEGIPEDLTRAFRLALTEPAGPTWLGLSQDLMNDTCTAPVPDPERFRPRARTAPDPERIREVAGMLATATSPLLVAGAEVARHDAVADLIALAERLGVPVMNEDRRTYERPGFPTSHPNYVGLYDVKRPVVGDSDLIVFAGCRLFTEFEVPRGPDVPESARVVHIHTDAAEIGAIHGVDLDIVADEGLALSGLLAGLPEGDVAVRTDRVAEARTEYLADTGPLPPETEGVENVAAVADALAAVVDDQTTVVGDATTTGAILLRRLPQNPPHQYFTSSSGSLGWAMGAAIGIKLAMPDRHVVAVLGDGAFQFGPQGLWVAARYQIPVTYVVINNESYAAVAAALRRYGGTAVERQEFPGKDLSGIDVAAIARGYGVHAQRLHHASELGEAMAKAKAHPGPSLIEIMTDPDYLGP is encoded by the coding sequence GTGACCGGTCCTGGCCGCAGCGGCGGACGAGCCGTTCTGGAGACCCTTCGCGCATGGGGCGTACGTCGCGTCTTCACCTGCCCGGGTAGTACCGAGGCGGCGTTCCTCGACGCCACCCTGGACCACCCGGACTTCGAGGTGATCCTCACTCCCCACGAGTCGATCGCCGTGTCGGCCGCCGACGGCTACGCCCGTGCCACCGGTGAACCGGCGGTCGCCTATCTCCACACGCACGTCGGCCTGGCGAACAGCCTCGGCCACCTCAATGCGGCCCGGCTCGCCCACTCGCCGGTGGTGGTCCTCACCGGCCTGAAACCGGCACTGCTCCAGGCGCACGGAGGCTTCACCTGTATCCAGGACACCGGTCGCCTGGCCGAGCCCTATGTACGGTCCTACTGGCAGTCGCTCCGTACCGAGGGGATCCCCGAGGACCTGACCCGCGCCTTCCGCCTCGCGCTCACCGAGCCGGCCGGGCCCACGTGGCTGGGGCTGTCACAGGACCTCATGAACGACACGTGCACCGCGCCGGTGCCCGACCCCGAACGGTTCCGCCCGCGCGCGCGTACGGCACCCGATCCCGAGCGGATCCGCGAGGTCGCGGGCATGCTGGCCACGGCCACCAGCCCCCTGCTCGTGGCCGGCGCGGAGGTCGCGCGGCACGACGCGGTCGCCGACCTGATCGCCCTGGCCGAGCGGCTGGGCGTGCCGGTGATGAACGAGGACCGGCGGACGTACGAGCGCCCTGGGTTCCCCACGTCGCACCCGAACTACGTCGGTCTGTACGACGTGAAGCGTCCCGTGGTGGGCGACAGCGATCTGATCGTGTTCGCGGGCTGCCGCCTGTTCACCGAGTTCGAGGTCCCGCGCGGTCCCGATGTGCCGGAGAGCGCCCGCGTCGTGCACATCCACACCGACGCCGCCGAGATCGGAGCCATCCACGGCGTCGACCTGGACATCGTGGCCGATGAGGGTCTGGCGCTCTCCGGGCTGCTGGCCGGGCTGCCGGAGGGGGACGTCGCGGTACGGACGGACCGGGTGGCGGAGGCGCGCACGGAGTACCTCGCCGACACCGGTCCGCTGCCGCCCGAGACCGAAGGCGTGGAGAACGTCGCCGCGGTCGCGGACGCGCTGGCCGCGGTCGTCGACGATCAGACGACGGTCGTCGGCGATGCCACGACGACCGGGGCGATCCTCCTGCGGAGGCTTCCCCAGAATCCGCCACACCAGTACTTCACCAGCTCATCCGGTTCGCTCGGCTGGGCCATGGGCGCCGCCATCGGCATCAAGCTCGCGATGCCGGACCGCCACGTGGTCGCGGTCTTGGGCGACGGCGCCTTCCAGTTCGGCCCACAGGGCCTGTGGGTGGCGGCCCGCTACCAGATCCCGGTCACCTACGTCGTGATCAACAACGAGTCCTACGCCGCCGTGGCGGCCGCACTGCGGCGCTATGGCGGAACCGCCGTCGAACGCCAGGAGTTCCCGGGCAAGGACCTGTCGGGCATCGACGTCGCCGCGATCGCCCGTGGGTACGGGGTGCACGCCCAGCGCCTGCACCACGCCTCCGAGCTCGGTGAGGCGATGGCGAAGGCCAAGGCCCACCCCGGTCCGTCACTGATCGAGATCATGACCGACCCGGACTACCTCGGTCCCTGA
- a CDS encoding ABC transporter permease: MTTAPVAPPERRRRPFARTGLTDIALRWTVFAVAVALWQLATNVAVPEDEKIFFPAPTVIARSMYHLWLTGPVSHVFLTPAATGNILPSLGRMLGGWGLAVVIGVGLGVLLGRSERLLDYVDPLIQFFRAIPSPALIPVFIVLFKLGLTMRLAVIVFGVLWPILLNSIDGSRSVEPLQMEIANVFGLTRLQRFRMIIMPSAAPKIFAGLRISLSMAIILMVISEMVGGTNGIGYTLFTTKDSFELPEMWSVIVLLGILGYTLNSALLWVERHVLAWHRGARRVEQ, from the coding sequence ATGACAACCGCCCCCGTCGCTCCGCCGGAGCGGAGGCGCCGGCCGTTCGCCCGGACCGGGCTGACGGACATCGCCCTCCGCTGGACCGTCTTCGCGGTGGCGGTCGCGCTCTGGCAGCTCGCGACCAATGTCGCCGTGCCCGAGGACGAGAAGATCTTCTTCCCGGCGCCGACGGTGATCGCCCGGAGCATGTACCACCTGTGGCTGACCGGCCCGGTGAGCCATGTCTTCCTCACGCCGGCGGCGACCGGCAACATTCTGCCGAGTTTGGGGCGGATGCTCGGCGGCTGGGGTCTGGCCGTCGTCATCGGGGTCGGCCTGGGCGTGCTGCTCGGCCGGTCCGAGCGGCTGCTCGACTATGTCGACCCGCTGATCCAGTTCTTCCGCGCCATCCCGTCGCCCGCGCTGATCCCGGTCTTCATCGTTCTGTTCAAGCTCGGTCTGACGATGCGGCTCGCGGTGATCGTCTTCGGGGTCCTGTGGCCGATCCTGCTCAACTCGATCGACGGCTCACGATCGGTCGAGCCGCTTCAGATGGAGATCGCGAACGTGTTCGGCCTGACGCGGCTCCAGCGCTTCCGGATGATCATCATGCCGTCCGCGGCCCCGAAGATCTTCGCCGGACTCCGGATCAGCCTGTCCATGGCGATCATCCTGATGGTGATCTCGGAGATGGTCGGTGGCACCAACGGCATCGGCTACACGCTCTTCACCACCAAGGACTCCTTCGAGCTGCCCGAGATGTGGTCGGTCATCGTGCTCCTCGGCATCCTCGGATACACGCTCAACTCCGCGCTGCTCTGGGTCGAGCGGCACGTCCTCGCCTGGCATCGGGGCGCGCGGCGCGTGGAGCAGTGA
- a CDS encoding ABC transporter permease: MAGVLVFLLAGEVIGRIGLVDRSYLPPSSAVLLRIGDLLTNGGFLQDVGFTMKAWAVGLLIAILIAVPSGLVLGSLPWVNSAVRVLIEFLRPIPAVALIPLVILMVAEQSKIEQILAAYAALWPILINTIYAVGDVDPVPREMARSFGLGRLVILTRIALPSVAPFVATGIRVASSIALIVTISTELIAGGGEHGIGIFVLSASAVAGNADVVFAAAAIAGLLGYLIDLGMRYLERRMFRWHFERLGRTA; this comes from the coding sequence ATGGCCGGCGTGCTGGTGTTTCTGCTGGCCGGCGAGGTCATAGGGCGGATAGGACTGGTCGACCGTTCTTACCTGCCGCCGTCGTCGGCCGTGCTGCTCCGGATCGGCGACCTTTTGACGAACGGCGGCTTTCTCCAGGACGTCGGCTTCACGATGAAGGCGTGGGCGGTCGGCCTGCTCATCGCCATTCTGATCGCCGTGCCCAGCGGGCTCGTGCTCGGCAGCCTGCCGTGGGTCAACTCCGCGGTCCGGGTCCTGATCGAGTTCCTGCGCCCCATTCCCGCCGTGGCGTTGATCCCCCTCGTCATCTTGATGGTGGCCGAGCAGTCCAAGATCGAGCAGATCCTGGCCGCGTACGCCGCCCTGTGGCCGATCCTGATCAACACGATCTACGCCGTCGGCGACGTCGACCCGGTTCCGCGCGAGATGGCGCGATCCTTCGGCCTCGGCCGGCTGGTGATCCTCACCCGGATAGCACTGCCCAGCGTCGCACCGTTCGTCGCGACCGGCATTCGCGTGGCCTCGTCGATCGCCCTCATCGTCACCATCAGCACCGAGCTGATCGCCGGTGGCGGAGAGCACGGCATCGGGATCTTCGTGCTGAGCGCGAGCGCCGTCGCGGGCAACGCGGACGTCGTCTTCGCGGCCGCGGCGATCGCCGGTCTGCTCGGCTACCTGATCGACCTCGGCATGCGATATCTGGAGCGGCGGATGTTCCGCTGGCACTTCGAGCGTCTCGGGAGGACGGCATGA
- a CDS encoding sensor histidine kinase — protein sequence MRRFGLRNWKVSARLIALIVIPTIVAGVLAGLRVSSALANASTFGRIEQLASLGDKLSVLTHALEGERDMTALYVASNGTSVSKTDLQKVEGQVDAAVRQVRSQAGTIDDSYSSLVRTQVRDILNRLDQLPGLRQQATQTKLPPEATVDKYSEVVSDILNFDDLIATGSSDADLTESARSLASIAQAKEDSSKERGYLAVALAVKNFQPGTYDDFQAARSQRDTDLAAFQSSATPAQAQLYLDTVAGPEVDQAELIRQQAVFAVAKSPDLSLDATTYPDARLWFNDMTVRSDKMRVVEDQLVHSVLAESHDLQAQAQRSAALVGGLLLLVLLLVVAAVVIVAQSLVRPLRRLRTGALDVAGTRLPDFVRRLREPDVEQVGFEVEPIDVRSTDEIGEVARAFDEVHREAVRLASNEALLRGNVNAMFVNLSRRSQSLIERQLRLIEDLEQSEQDSTRLDSLFKLDHLATRMRRNGENLLVLGGQEQARRWNKPVALVDIVRASLSEVEQYERITLRIQDDVSVTGRAVNDLVHLVAELVENSTSFSPEHTKVAVSGHLLSGGGAMLQISDSGVGMSPDELEEANWRLANPPTIDVSISRRMGLFVVGRLAQRHGIRVELRAALSGGLTAFVILAPSTIMQDADKVRPQRLDSAVGPGPADRHGIQSPLVRGEITRSDEPDRPSVPETPREPVRSSGTSLPKRKPAPTSPPGRGSGPTAPSRSRPQGVPPSARPSAPPQGQPPEQPMSRPQVQPQAAGSAFGESRSVGENNGRSPIFEAMQSEWFQRRKTGSMNRAESSPPREWSSPGDEGWRAAETIRAPATGGQTSTGLPKRVPGSNRIPGSVGPASRPEQKQQPAAPPPAAPPRAPEADAVRNRFASFQQGVRKGRAAIQPEDDERENQ from the coding sequence ATGCGGCGCTTCGGGCTCCGCAACTGGAAGGTGTCCGCACGGCTCATCGCGCTCATCGTCATCCCGACGATCGTGGCCGGTGTGCTTGCGGGTCTGCGCGTCAGTAGTGCCCTGGCCAACGCGTCGACGTTCGGCCGGATCGAGCAGTTGGCCTCACTGGGGGACAAGCTGAGTGTCCTGACGCACGCCCTTGAGGGCGAGCGTGACATGACGGCGCTCTATGTGGCCTCGAACGGCACCAGCGTGAGCAAGACCGATCTGCAGAAAGTCGAGGGCCAGGTCGACGCCGCGGTACGCCAGGTGCGTTCCCAGGCCGGCACCATCGACGACTCCTACTCCAGCCTCGTACGCACGCAGGTACGGGACATCCTCAACCGGCTGGACCAGCTGCCCGGACTACGGCAGCAGGCCACCCAGACGAAGCTTCCCCCCGAGGCGACGGTCGACAAGTACAGCGAGGTCGTCAGCGACATCCTGAACTTCGACGACCTGATCGCCACGGGCAGTTCGGACGCCGACCTCACGGAGTCCGCGCGCTCGCTGGCCTCCATCGCCCAGGCGAAGGAGGACTCCTCGAAGGAGCGCGGGTACCTCGCCGTGGCCCTGGCGGTCAAGAACTTCCAGCCCGGCACCTACGACGATTTCCAGGCCGCGCGGTCCCAGCGCGACACCGACCTCGCCGCGTTCCAGTCGTCCGCCACTCCGGCGCAGGCGCAGCTGTATCTCGACACGGTCGCCGGACCCGAGGTCGACCAGGCGGAGCTGATCCGCCAGCAGGCCGTCTTCGCGGTCGCCAAGTCGCCCGACCTGTCTCTGGACGCCACGACGTATCCCGACGCGCGCCTGTGGTTCAACGACATGACGGTCAGGTCCGACAAGATGCGCGTGGTCGAGGACCAGCTCGTCCACTCGGTCCTCGCCGAGAGCCATGACCTTCAGGCACAGGCACAACGGTCGGCCGCACTCGTCGGTGGCCTGCTGCTCCTCGTCCTGTTGCTCGTGGTGGCGGCGGTCGTGATCGTCGCGCAGTCCCTCGTACGACCGCTGCGCCGGCTGCGTACCGGCGCCCTGGACGTGGCGGGCACCCGGCTGCCCGACTTCGTCCGCAGGTTGCGCGAGCCCGACGTTGAACAGGTCGGCTTCGAAGTCGAGCCGATCGACGTCAGATCCACCGATGAGATCGGTGAGGTCGCGCGGGCCTTCGACGAGGTCCACCGCGAGGCCGTGCGCCTGGCGTCCAACGAGGCGCTGCTGCGAGGCAACGTCAACGCGATGTTCGTCAACCTCTCCCGGCGCAGCCAGTCGCTGATCGAGCGCCAGCTGCGGCTGATCGAGGATCTCGAGCAGAGCGAGCAGGACTCCACCCGGCTGGACAGCCTCTTCAAGCTCGACCACCTGGCGACCCGTATGCGCCGTAACGGGGAGAACCTCCTCGTCCTCGGTGGCCAGGAGCAGGCACGGCGGTGGAACAAACCGGTCGCCCTGGTGGACATCGTCCGCGCCTCCCTGTCGGAGGTGGAGCAGTACGAGCGGATCACGCTGCGGATCCAGGACGACGTCTCGGTCACCGGCCGGGCCGTCAACGACCTCGTGCACCTGGTGGCGGAGCTGGTGGAGAACTCCACCTCCTTCTCGCCCGAGCACACCAAGGTGGCCGTGTCCGGGCACCTGCTCAGCGGTGGCGGCGCCATGCTCCAGATCTCCGACAGCGGGGTCGGCATGTCGCCCGACGAGCTCGAAGAGGCCAACTGGCGGCTGGCCAACCCGCCGACGATCGACGTGTCGATCTCGCGGCGAATGGGCCTTTTCGTGGTCGGCCGGCTCGCCCAGCGGCACGGCATCAGGGTCGAGCTACGGGCCGCGCTGTCCGGCGGCCTCACCGCGTTCGTCATCCTCGCGCCGAGCACGATCATGCAGGACGCCGACAAGGTCAGGCCCCAGCGCCTCGACTCGGCCGTGGGTCCCGGTCCCGCGGACCGTCACGGGATCCAGTCGCCCCTCGTACGCGGCGAGATCACCCGGTCCGATGAGCCGGACCGGCCATCGGTACCGGAGACGCCGCGTGAGCCGGTGCGGTCCTCGGGCACCTCACTGCCCAAGCGCAAACCGGCTCCGACCTCGCCTCCCGGGCGGGGCTCCGGCCCCACCGCGCCGTCGCGTTCGCGGCCACAGGGCGTACCGCCCTCGGCCAGGCCGTCCGCTCCTCCGCAGGGCCAGCCACCGGAACAGCCGATGTCCCGGCCGCAGGTTCAGCCGCAGGCGGCAGGCTCGGCGTTCGGTGAGAGCCGGTCGGTGGGCGAGAACAACGGACGTTCGCCTATCTTCGAGGCAATGCAGTCGGAATGGTTCCAACGGCGTAAGACGGGATCAATGAACCGTGCTGAGTCCTCCCCACCCAGGGAGTGGTCCTCGCCCGGCGACGAAGGGTGGCGAGCCGCGGAGACGATCCGCGCCCCCGCCACCGGCGGGCAGACCAGCACCGGGTTGCCGAAACGGGTACCCGGGAGCAACCGCATACCCGGATCGGTCGGCCCGGCGTCCAGGCCCGAGCAGAAGCAGCAGCCCGCAGCGCCGCCGCCGGCCGCTCCTCCCCGCGCTCCTGAGGCCGATGCCGTACGGAACCGTTTCGCGAGCTTCCAGCAGGGCGTACGCAAGGGTCGCGCCGCGATCCAGCCCGAAGATGATGAACGGGAGAACCAGTGA
- a CDS encoding roadblock/LC7 domain-containing protein: protein MNSRQDLSWLVTTFVERVPRVAHAVVVSSDGLPMAYSEGFPADRVDQLAAIASGLTSLTQGAARIFEGGAVTQTLVEMERGLLFVMAISDGSVLGVLAAPDCDMGLVAYEMALLVERVGRVLTPALRAEPGIG from the coding sequence GTGAACAGCCGCCAGGACCTCAGTTGGCTGGTGACGACATTCGTCGAACGCGTCCCTCGCGTCGCGCACGCCGTGGTGGTCTCCTCCGACGGTCTGCCAATGGCGTATTCGGAAGGCTTCCCGGCGGATCGCGTCGACCAGCTCGCCGCGATCGCCTCGGGATTGACCAGCCTCACCCAGGGGGCAGCCCGGATCTTCGAGGGTGGCGCCGTCACGCAGACCCTCGTCGAGATGGAGCGAGGCCTGCTGTTCGTGATGGCGATCAGCGACGGTTCCGTGCTCGGCGTCCTCGCCGCACCTGATTGCGATATGGGATTGGTGGCCTACGAAATGGCACTGCTCGTCGAGCGCGTTGGCCGGGTGCTGACACCCGCGCTGCGCGCGGAACCCGGGATCGGTTAA
- a CDS encoding DUF742 domain-containing protein, which produces MDGGRYGNYGFGSLPGSNPGPHRDPPPGPPSPPSETGDSSSLVRPYAVTGGRTKPRYDLPIEALISVAPYPRQDLTTLTPEYKAIIDLCRNWRSVAEVSALLRLPLGVTRVLIADMAHEGLLRLHQSPFTEGQPDLQLLERVLSGLRKL; this is translated from the coding sequence GTGGACGGCGGCAGGTACGGAAACTACGGGTTCGGCTCCCTGCCCGGGTCGAACCCAGGTCCGCACCGAGACCCGCCGCCGGGGCCGCCCTCGCCGCCCTCGGAGACGGGAGACTCGAGTTCGCTGGTCAGGCCGTACGCGGTCACCGGCGGACGCACCAAACCGCGGTACGACCTACCGATCGAGGCACTCATCTCGGTCGCGCCGTACCCGCGACAGGACCTGACGACTCTCACCCCCGAGTACAAAGCCATCATCGATCTGTGCCGTAACTGGCGTTCGGTGGCGGAAGTGTCGGCTCTGCTCAGATTGCCGCTCGGCGTGACCCGTGTGCTCATCGCGGACATGGCGCACGAAGGTCTGCTGCGGCTGCATCAGTCTCCCTTCACTGAGGGGCAGCCTGACCTCCAGCTGCTGGAAAGGGTTCTCAGTGGACTTCGCAAGCTCTAA
- a CDS encoding GTP-binding protein: MTSVKIIVGGGFGVGKTTFVGSVSEIMPLTTEAVMTQASTEVDDLSATPEKTTTTVAMDFGRLSLDRELILYLFGTPGQHRFWFMWDDLVKGAIGAVVLVDTRRLADSFAAVDYFEESGVPFVVGINGFDGVYSHAIEDIREALTIGPHVPIVTCDARNRESTKATLITLVEHALSMRGRGVPINH, translated from the coding sequence ATGACCTCCGTCAAGATCATCGTCGGGGGTGGCTTCGGTGTTGGAAAGACGACCTTCGTCGGGTCGGTCTCGGAGATCATGCCGCTGACCACCGAGGCCGTGATGACCCAGGCCAGTACCGAGGTCGACGACCTCAGTGCGACCCCGGAGAAGACGACGACGACCGTCGCCATGGACTTCGGCCGTCTCAGCCTCGACCGGGAGCTCATCCTCTATCTGTTCGGCACGCCCGGGCAGCACCGATTCTGGTTCATGTGGGACGACCTGGTTAAGGGTGCCATCGGCGCGGTTGTGCTCGTGGACACCCGCCGGCTCGCCGACTCCTTCGCCGCGGTCGACTACTTCGAGGAGTCGGGGGTGCCCTTCGTCGTCGGAATCAACGGCTTCGACGGCGTCTACTCCCACGCCATCGAGGACATTCGCGAAGCGCTCACGATCGGCCCGCACGTGCCGATCGTGACCTGCGACGCGCGTAACCGCGAGTCGACCAAGGCCACTCTCATCACGCTGGTGGAGCACGCTCTGTCCATGCGCGGCAGGGGTGTACCCATCAACCACTGA